A window of Colius striatus isolate bColStr4 chromosome 29, bColStr4.1.hap1, whole genome shotgun sequence contains these coding sequences:
- the CHTOP gene encoding chromatin target of PRMT1 protein isoform X2, translated as MAAQSAPKVVLKSTTKMSLNERFTNMLKNKQPMPVNIRATMQQQQQLASARNRRLAQQMENRPSVQAALKLKQSLKQRLGKSNIQARLGRPAGPLARGAMGGRGLAMGQRGLPRGAMRGGRGARALLRGGIPLRGQSLLRGGRGISPRMGLRRGGLRGRGGPGRGGLGRGAMGRGGLGGRGRGMAGRGRGGFGGRGRGRGRGRGSARPALTKEQLDNQLDAYMSKTKGHLDAELDAYMAQTDPETND; from the exons CTTTACTAACATGCTGAAGAACAAACAGCCGATGCCAGTGAATATTCGGGCTaccatgcagcagcagcagcagctagcCAGTGCCAGAAACAGAAGACTGGCCCAGCAGATGGAGAATAGACCTTCTGTCCAGGCTGCTCTGAAGCTCAAACAG AGCTTGAAGCAACGCCTCGGTAAAAGCAACATCCAGGCCCGACTGGGCCGGCCAGCGGGACCGCTCGCTCGGGGGGCCATGGGGGGAAGAGGACTGGCCATGGGGCAGAGAGGCTTGCCACGAGGAGCCATGCGTGGTGGCAGGGGAGCAAGAGCTCTGCTGAGAGGAGGAATCCCACTCAGAG GGCAGAGCCTGCTTCGTGGAGGACGAGGCATATCCCCCAGGATGGGCCTGAGACGAGGGGGCCTTAGAGGCCGTGGTGGCCCGGGCAGaggtgggctgggcagaggcGCCATGGGCCGCGGGGGACTCGGGGGCCGAG GTCGTGGCATGGCAGGCCGGGGACGAGGGGGCTTTGGAGGCCGCGGCAGAGGCAGAGGACGAGGAAGAGGATCGGCACGTCCTGCCTTGACCAAGGAGCAGCTGGACAACCAGTTAGATGCTTACATGTCTAAAACGAAAGGACACCTCGATGCTGAGCTGGATGCTTACATGGCTCAGACAGACCCAGAAACAAATGACTGA
- the CHTOP gene encoding chromatin target of PRMT1 protein isoform X1, with protein MAAQSAPKVVLKSTTKMSLNERFTNMLKNKQPMPVNIRATMQQQQQLASARNRRLAQQMENRPSVQAALKLKQKSLKQRLGKSNIQARLGRPAGPLARGAMGGRGLAMGQRGLPRGAMRGGRGARALLRGGIPLRGQSLLRGGRGISPRMGLRRGGLRGRGGPGRGGLGRGAMGRGGLGGRGRGMAGRGRGGFGGRGRGRGRGRGSARPALTKEQLDNQLDAYMSKTKGHLDAELDAYMAQTDPETND; from the exons CTTTACTAACATGCTGAAGAACAAACAGCCGATGCCAGTGAATATTCGGGCTaccatgcagcagcagcagcagctagcCAGTGCCAGAAACAGAAGACTGGCCCAGCAGATGGAGAATAGACCTTCTGTCCAGGCTGCTCTGAAGCTCAAACAG AAGAGCTTGAAGCAACGCCTCGGTAAAAGCAACATCCAGGCCCGACTGGGCCGGCCAGCGGGACCGCTCGCTCGGGGGGCCATGGGGGGAAGAGGACTGGCCATGGGGCAGAGAGGCTTGCCACGAGGAGCCATGCGTGGTGGCAGGGGAGCAAGAGCTCTGCTGAGAGGAGGAATCCCACTCAGAG GGCAGAGCCTGCTTCGTGGAGGACGAGGCATATCCCCCAGGATGGGCCTGAGACGAGGGGGCCTTAGAGGCCGTGGTGGCCCGGGCAGaggtgggctgggcagaggcGCCATGGGCCGCGGGGGACTCGGGGGCCGAG GTCGTGGCATGGCAGGCCGGGGACGAGGGGGCTTTGGAGGCCGCGGCAGAGGCAGAGGACGAGGAAGAGGATCGGCACGTCCTGCCTTGACCAAGGAGCAGCTGGACAACCAGTTAGATGCTTACATGTCTAAAACGAAAGGACACCTCGATGCTGAGCTGGATGCTTACATGGCTCAGACAGACCCAGAAACAAATGACTGA